The Phaseolus vulgaris cultivar G19833 chromosome 5, P. vulgaris v2.0, whole genome shotgun sequence genomic interval TATAAAGACCATATCAGATGTCAGTGAGAGTCCTTCAAGCTTTAATTGTGAAATGTATGCTTGCAGTAAAACATTGATCTTGGCACTTGGCTCTTCAAGACTTTCCTTGATGGGAATGGGTACACGGTCCAAAAGTTTTGCTAGCTCCATCTTCTCATCCTGCCTTACTGTTACATACTTAAATTCTTCACTCAATGAGAACAAACGGCAAAGCTCTATGTCCCCCATCGTAGGCTTCAAATGCTCATTATATGTGGATATGGTTCCATGTGTTATGTAGTAGTAGCTAGCAATAcggcccaagtcagtgacctgAAAATATCCACTCTTCCTATCATACTTCACCAAATTATTTCTATCCAAGATGGATGCAGCAGTATGGATCTGCAAGATTTCAATAAGAGATCAGTCAATATccaccaaaataaataaaaaaagacatTATGAACAGGAAATATGCAACATAAAACTTCAACAAGGAATATCTGTTAGGATATAAAGAGAAGGACTTAGTTAAGATAGCTAGATTAATGAGTTAGTTCGTTGTAACAGGAAGAAGAATAGGAGAGGCTAATATTTGCTGTCGTTGTAAATTGAGCATGGGCTCTGTATGAAGGGAAAACTCGGGGAGAGTTCAATCTCCTATTCATTGTTCTTTTAATCCTATTCgataaaaccaattttttttctttctcatttcaATATTTGGTTCCTACCAATATCATTTGAAATTCATTCAGAAAAtacttgaagaagaaaaaactaaaCTACTTACTACGAGGCCAAGGAACCTATTGCTAACTAGAATGAGGATTTTTCACAATCAATGTCCATATGGTTCCCTCATCATGCAACTCTACAATAAGAATGACAATAATAAGCACAAACATAACTGAAGCACAACAGATAAAGATCGCTAAAAAAGAAACAGAAAAGAAATAAACCTAAtacataaagaaaataaatacaatCACATCAACCTTAGCTCAGATAATTATACTATATAGTGAGCAATTAGAAGAGTGTAGGAGATGCGTACCAAATCAGCCCTCCTCTCTTCCAATGTTATATCCCTTGTTAGGACGTCGGGGGCTATCCCATATAATGAAGGATTCCTCAGCATACGGACATACAAGTAAGTATATCCAATCCAATTACAAGCTTCCCTAGCATTTTGTACAGTACCAAGAACAATCTCTGCATTCAGCTGATCAGCCAGCTTGGACACAAACTGACTTTCAATAGGAAGTTGTTGGTTCATAAGAGAGAGGTAATACTGCAACTCACTATGACCAGTAACAATTATTCCCTCACCATATGAATCATACTGCGGCCTTCCCGCACGACCCAGCATCTGCATCACATCAAGAGGACTTAATTCAGTCCAGGCCCCCTTTTCAGGATTATAAATCTGTGTCCCTTTAATAATCACTGTATGGGCTGGTAGATTCACACCCCACGCAAGGGTCGCAGTTGATACCAACACTTGAACATGTCCGTCAGCAAAAAGATCTTCAACAAGCTGACGATCCGTCCTGGTCATACCGGCATGATGAATTGCAAAACCATATGGCAGAAGATCTTTAAGATCATTGCTTTTCACAAGATCAGTATGAGTTTGAAGAATCTCACGGCTTGCACTATCTTCTTTAAGGAACCTACCAAGAGTGTCCTTTCCCAGTGCAGCATCTCTGATGGCTCTAGCAGTTTTGGCAGTTTCTTTCCTAGAGTGTACAAATATAAGAACCTGATGTTTCCCAGCCACAGCCATAACTTTCTCATAACAGATATCATTCATCAACTGGAACCTCTGAAGTGGCTTCTTCACTGTGATTCCAACATACTGTTGAGAAAGTGGAACAGGTCTGTAactattatcaaaataaaacaaacCCTTCTTCAGATCAACACGCAAAAACAGTGCAACATCTTCATAATTAGGAAGTGTAGCAGACAGTCCCACCAAACGAATATAGTCCTTTGTGGTTTCAATTTGCCTTACTGTTCTAGCAACTATACTTTCAAGAACAGGTCCTCTGTTATCATGAAGTAGATGAATCTCATCAATGATCAGAAGCTTTACAAGCTGTGTATAAGTTCGGTCTCCCGACTTTCGGGTGATAATATCCCACTTCTCAGGGGTTGTCACTATAATCTGAGTCTCTTCTATCTGTTGCCGGGTTAGTGACTGGTCTCCACTGAGCTCCCTGACTTTAACATCATATTCCTGCAATCTATTGGACAAATTCCCAACTACCTCAGCCACAAGAGCTTTCATAGGTGCAACATAAACAATTTTATAAGCACTATGGTCAATCGAGCCATCCTCAGGATTCCTATGCCGTGCAATTTGTTGAAGTATAGTGAGAACTGCTACATTAGTTTTTCCAGCCCCAGTTGGGGCACATAGCAGAAGATTATCAGGTTTGAAAAGTGCAGTGTCATATACCTTGCTTTGCACCCTATTCAACTGTGACATTCCTTTAAAAGCCGGTTGTGCCCAATCAGGCATAGATGATATTTTCACAAGCTTCTCATTTGGATCAAGCGCTTTAGCTTTCAAAGCAGGCACGTGTATCTCTTCATATCCCTTACTAAGATGCCTGTAAGATCCATCAGGCAGGTCACACTTCTTCTTAGCCATGAAAAAACCACCTTGAGCAAAAGCAATGTTTTCAAGATCAAGCATCTGCCGCTGACCCTTCAACCATCCACTCTCCCCATCTCTATCAGCAGGTCCCCTTCTGCCCCTCTCCCTCTCTTTATCCCCATCTCCACCAGTGTCATCCTTCAACCTCCTAGCCTCCTCCCTTATACTCTTCTCCAAGTTCTTCTGCCTCTCCTTCGCAGATGCCCTCGTAGCGTGCAATTGCTCCAAAATCGGCTGCAACTCAGTTCCCTTCATCTCCTCCTCAATCCTCTCCCTCTCCTCCTGGTCCTGTGCCCTTGCCAACCGTGTACACCACACAATCTTTAACCTATTCCTTAGCAAAAACTTAATGAGACTGAACTTATCAAACTCGAGGTGAAACAAAAGTTTGCTCTCCACCTCCCTATCATCCCCCTCAGCCAGAATCTTGAGCACCTCCTCCGCGAGCTTCTGGCACTGCTGCGGATCAATCTGCTGCTCAAAAGCCAGAGAGATTTTCCTCTGAAGCCAATACGCATCAATATCCTGCACATTCAAACTCATCCCTTCATTACCATCTTCCATATCCTCATCATCAATCCCACCACCCATTTGCATAGCGCCAGAACCATTCTGCTCCACCCCatcctcctcctcttcctcctcatcCTGCACAATATCCAAATCACTCTCCTCATCATCATCCTCATTCTCCTCAAACTCAACAGCAACACCAACATCATCATCAAGGCCCTCCTCACCATCCATAGCCGAATTCCCATTCGGAACATCAGCAGCCTCCTGGAAATCAGTAATCAACTTCCCAATCGAAACAAGCTGGTCAAAAACATGGTTAGCTATGGGATTCAAAAGCTTCTCGATATCCTTCTTCTTGTCAGTGTTCTTAAGAACATCGTTTTTAAGCACAGCAAGGATCTCATCTGCAGCAGCACTGACAATGCTGAGGGGCTGGCCGCCGAGCTGGTGCTGGATGACACTGAGCATGGCCTCATAGGCTGCGCGCGTCTCCTTCGTCTTCGGCTGGTACACACCATCGTCGGAGGAGGACAGAACACTGTCATGCTGAACACGGCGCCGCTTCGAGGGGACGGAGACGGCGGCATCGGCGGCGGCGTCAcgctccttcttcttcttcttgttcttcGCCTTCTCAAGCTTCTCGTCGAGCTCCACCGGGCGGCCGCGGTAGGCGCGGTCGCCGAAGCTCTTGGGGTCAATCTTGCCCCAGAGAGACTCGGGCTCGCCGGTGGGCTCGTGCGTGTCACGCGGCCTAGAGTCGGTGGTGAGAACCAGGCTCGAGTTAGCTCGGTACTCGTACTGCTTGAACCGAGCGTGCGCTTCCGCACCTCCACCTAGGTGCGCCATTTCCAAAACCCTAGAAAAACCTACACGAGCAAAAATGCAAAAGCGTGAAACCCTAAGAagcaattgaagaagaagatttGAAAAATTTTCTAGAGCGAAAGAGTACACTAATTAGAAGGTAGGAGAGAACACTGCTGCCACTGGTAATGGTGGTAGTGTTGTGAATTGTGAAACGTGATTCTCAGAACGTGATTCTGAGATTTTAGATACCATTAAAGTATATCCACAAAGAAGAGAGGGAGAAAAACAGACAAGGGTTTCGGAGGAAACACCGAGAATGTTAATTGTAATGAAAAATTAAGCCGGTGACGTTAATGGGCCTAGCCCGTAAACGGACGGGCTTCATTTCGGCTGTCAGACCCACTTTACTGAATTTTTtaggcaatttcttcctgcaccatatcattcATGACATGCACtcacaaaatttaaaatccaaCATTGCTCTTGGTTTCATTTTTGCTTATGGATGCACAaatctggaagtcatttttATACATTCCGGATTTCAAATCTGGAAAgtcatttttgtattttatttaagtttttggAGCTGTCGTTTtgttgtcaaattaatatgattctagcgtagacttgtctaacactagagagatgatagtatagttgtggtcagatgaccccaagtcgtctcccaacgaatccaatagtaattTCAGTTAATCGAATTCAAAACCTATCTGCAAACAATGAAGATTAGCAATAATGGTAAAGTAACAGGGGTTGCGATCGTTAAGcaggaaaatataaatgatgattTGAATCAGTAAAGAATGCAAATTgactcccaagttcttccaccaatgaattcttcacaggcTTTCTAAAGATTATTTCTTTCTCAATCCTCAACAGAGCTAAATTAGATTGAACATACGCCAAACCTAATTCAACTGaagctcaccagtaaagcatgtgtCTAccggtttaatcaatacccactttgttccatgcgtatactccatgggaatgcttatctcctctctcttgaatcatgcgcccaagaaattaattagaacaatacgaactaactaagaaaccaaattttaagataaggaagactctcaatcatgcgttcaagtacaacctctcacaaaaattagttttccaggagattagacaataaaaacaactgctatagagaataaaaaatagaaacttttattgatcaaaacctcagaactcaatggagaatcacaaaggaatcaaccaaaaggTTTAgctttccatgcggaggcaaaagaattacaaataagaaaagaaactaagaaaaccctatgaagctctccccCTTctcttgatgcttgtgtccttttataggcttttctgctccaaggatcttgggaaaatattgcagtttagattttgtaagcaatctccactttccataattctttttattttgcagaagatttgcttctaATTCTGTTTCTGGGATCTTGTagctttttctctttcttctccttagaatttgttttctgttttgattcaaagaaacaacttggacttttgcatatttggctcattcacaaaggtagatgcttcagatcatttaccctaaaaacaccaaa includes:
- the LOC137835033 gene encoding DExH-box ATP-dependent RNA helicase DExH12, coding for MAHLGGGAEAHARFKQYEYRANSSLVLTTDSRPRDTHEPTGEPESLWGKIDPKSFGDRAYRGRPVELDEKLEKAKNKKKKKERDAAADAAVSVPSKRRRVQHDSVLSSSDDGVYQPKTKETRAAYEAMLSVIQHQLGGQPLSIVSAAADEILAVLKNDVLKNTDKKKDIEKLLNPIANHVFDQLVSIGKLITDFQEAADVPNGNSAMDGEEGLDDDVGVAVEFEENEDDDEESDLDIVQDEEEEEEDGVEQNGSGAMQMGGGIDDEDMEDGNEGMSLNVQDIDAYWLQRKISLAFEQQIDPQQCQKLAEEVLKILAEGDDREVESKLLFHLEFDKFSLIKFLLRNRLKIVWCTRLARAQDQEERERIEEEMKGTELQPILEQLHATRASAKERQKNLEKSIREEARRLKDDTGGDGDKERERGRRGPADRDGESGWLKGQRQMLDLENIAFAQGGFFMAKKKCDLPDGSYRHLSKGYEEIHVPALKAKALDPNEKLVKISSMPDWAQPAFKGMSQLNRVQSKVYDTALFKPDNLLLCAPTGAGKTNVAVLTILQQIARHRNPEDGSIDHSAYKIVYVAPMKALVAEVVGNLSNRLQEYDVKVRELSGDQSLTRQQIEETQIIVTTPEKWDIITRKSGDRTYTQLVKLLIIDEIHLLHDNRGPVLESIVARTVRQIETTKDYIRLVGLSATLPNYEDVALFLRVDLKKGLFYFDNSYRPVPLSQQYVGITVKKPLQRFQLMNDICYEKVMAVAGKHQVLIFVHSRKETAKTARAIRDAALGKDTLGRFLKEDSASREILQTHTDLVKSNDLKDLLPYGFAIHHAGMTRTDRQLVEDLFADGHVQVLVSTATLAWGVNLPAHTVIIKGTQIYNPEKGAWTELSPLDVMQMLGRAGRPQYDSYGEGIIVTGHSELQYYLSLMNQQLPIESQFVSKLADQLNAEIVLGTVQNAREACNWIGYTYLYVRMLRNPSLYGIAPDVLTRDITLEERRADLIHTAASILDRNNLVKYDRKSGYFQVTDLGRIASYYYITHGTISTYNEHLKPTMGDIELCRLFSLSEEFKYVTVRQDEKMELAKLLDRVPIPIKESLEEPSAKINVLLQAYISQLKLEGLSLTSDMVFITQSAGRLLRALFEIVLKRGWAQLAEKALNLCKMVTKRMWSVQTPLRQFNGISSDLLTKLEKKDLAWERYYDLSSQEIGELIRAPKMGRTLHRFIHQFPKLNLAAHVQPITRTVLRVELTITPDFAWDDRIHGYVEPFWVIVEDNDGEYILHHEFFMLKKQYIDEDHTLNFTVPIYEPLPPQYFIHVVSDKWLGSQTVLPVSFRHLILPEKYPPPTELLDLQPLPVTALRNPSYEALYQDFKHFNPVQTQVFTVLYNSDDNVLVAAPTGSGKTICAEFAILRNHQKVPDSVMRVVYVAPIESLAKERYRDWEKKFGGGLKLRVVELTGETATDLKLLEKGQIIISTPEKWDALSRRWKQRKQVQLVSLFIIDELHLIGGQGGPILEVVVSRMRYIASQVENKIRIVALSTSLANAKDLGEWIGATSHGLFNFPPGVRPVPLEIHIQGVDIANFEARMQAMTKPTYTAIVQHAKNRKPALIFVPTRKHVRLTAVDLITYSGADSGEKPFLLRPPEELEPFLEKIRDEMLKVTLREGVGYLHEGLNSLDHDIVTQLFDAGWIQVCVLNSSMCWGVTLSAHLVVVMGTQYYDGRENAQTDYPVTDLLQMMGHASRPLVDNSGKCVILCHAPRKEYYKKFLYEAFPVESHLHHFLHDNLNAEIVAGIIENKQDAVDYLTWTFMYRRLTQNPNYYNLQGVSHRHLSDHLSEMVENTLSDLEASKCITIEEDMDLSPLNLGMIASYYYISYTTIERFSSSVTSKTKMKGLLEILSSASEYAQLPIRPGEEEVVRKLINHQRFSFENPKVTDPHVKANALLQAHFSRQFVGGNLALDQKEVLLSANRLLQAMVDVISSNGWLSLALLTMEVSQMVTQGMWERDSMLLQLPHFTKDLAKKCQENPGKSIETVFDLLEMEDDERHELLGMSDSQLLDIARFCNRFPNIDLSYEVLDSDSVRAGEDVTLLVTLERDLEGKTEIGPVDAPRYPKAKEEGWWLVVGDTKTNLLLAIKRVSLHRKLKAKLEFAAPADTGRKSYALYFMCDSYLGCDQEYGFTVDVKEADGGDEDSGRE